In Sparus aurata chromosome 5, fSpaAur1.1, whole genome shotgun sequence, the genomic window atacattagtTAGTTACCTGTTTTGGTCCTAAACCATGATGAAATAACTAGTAACTCTAGCTGTCAATAAATGTATTGGAGtacaaagtacaatatttcccccTGAAATGTAAGagcttaaaatgaaaatactcaagtacaatacaatacatttgGTCCAGGGATGAACATTAATCGTCCACATCAAGCGAGAAAAAAATTTGAAGTTGGGAACATTAATAGCCCTTCTGGGTTTGTGGATTTGTTATTTCCCAAACAAAGAAGTTGAGACagtcgtcttttttttctgtttttagaaTAAGTCAAACTAGCGCCACCACGAAAGCGCGACAGAGTGAGACCTCTtctcttttcccctcctccCTGGCTCCCATCAGGAGTCAGTCCAGTAAGTCACATGACGGCGCTGGGAATACCTCCTGACTCCccgctcctcctctccctccctcgcccTGTCAGTCGactgttttctctgtttgtcggtgtgtatgtgtgtgtctgttagctagctgttagctgctatCACCATCAACCGCAGGGAACGACGCGAACATGGCGGACACAGCCAGGGACCCTCCACCGGAGAGCACCGACTTCCAGGAGCTGGAGGACGGGGAGGACCTGTTCCCGGAGCCGGCCGCCACACAGGAggtgaggaagagggaggaggtgatAAAGGGAGGCCGAGGGGAGCTGTGGCaggcaggcaaggcaggcaggcaggcagggcgTGATGCTTCTAGCTGACAGGAGATGGAAACTTAGAGAAGGGGGAGCAGGCAGTGAGAAGAGCTTTATAACGGATGATTTTTGAATGGGGTTTGGTGCGTGTGGGAGCTTCCTGTTTAATTCATCCGTGCACTGTCATCACAGAGCGGAGGAGACGCTGTAAACGCTCCATATATCAACACTATCGGTGGCCTTCAAGGCGACAGTTACAGGAGCCGAGGAGGGTCATATTTGCGCAGAGAGCGACGCCAAATAGGTGTGTTTGCTCGCCGTCAGGTGACAGTCACACAGGTGTGGGTGATGCATTCAGGGCGGGCTGGAAAACACGGAGGAACGACAGAAAGTGCAGATGAAAGtttcttgttgtgttgtgtttcatttaaagACAGTTGTATTACAGTGAAGTTGCAGTGAGCAGtgatatttttttgtgtttctgaatTATTGCATAGTGGAAGccacaggggaaaaaaatccagcAGGTACCGTGATAGTTTTTTAACACCTTTTGAGGACGACTCTAAAACTGTTAGAAGTGAAAGGACTCACAATAGCACAAGGTGGTCAAATATCAAGTGCTGTACAGTTAAATTCCATCATTTACTCATTCAACAACAAGTTTCCATGGAGTTGAATTACCCAAGTTTATAAAACCGAACACTGACGCTTCACAAATGTAGATTTCCTTGCAGGCTTGCTGTGATGGATTTGAGTTACAGCCTATAGTCAGTGCAGGATGAGTCCTTGGCACTGTGGGTCTATGTTTCattataatgataaataataaacttTCTGTATACAGCACCTTTTAAAATGTacgtttacaaagtgctttgacaaacaaGTAAAAGCAAACTCAGGAAGACAATATTACTGGACAAACACTCAACATTCAGACATGAGGAAGTCCAGTATAAGGTGAGTtaagacaggaagacagaacacagaaagagaaaaagaaagagagaaaggaaattAGTAATACAAACATAGAGATGAATTACATCATTGCTTTGACAAAGGcagaaaaacaccagttgtTTATCTATCACCGCAGCAGGCTGGTTACATACAGATGAGAGCCAAACAACAAGCAATCTGCTGGTCAGATTCTTTCCACTGTGTGTAGTGTAATAGTGAATAACAGTGTTAGGAatgctgaattaaaaaaaaaaaactatctcTCCAGATGTAAACTGAGTTACTACATGCAGATAAGACCCTATAGAAATTGTAGTTGTGGATTACAGAGAAATCCTTTGCTAACGAAACCTACAGCTAAAAGTCTTTCCTGTTGATTGACATTAAACAGATTTATGTTTGAAGCAGAATGAAAGGAGCAGCACCTGGTTTAATGCGTCAGCTCCCACGTCAAATTTAGAATGTACTGTCGCAGATTTGATCGGATGTCACATTTGACAGCAGGTTCTTCAGTTCCCTCCAGAAAAATATCCATCTGATTGTTCCACGAATGACCGACGTCAGCGTTTTCCGCTCTGCTTCATAGCTGAAAGGAAATGAACAGTGGCTTCTGTAAGGAGATGAGAAGCTAGCCATGGCTTCCTGTGTCACAGTCACAGATTTGTACATGGGCATCCCTGTTGCTGCTGCCAGCCATGAAGTTATAACACTACTTGTCTAACTCTGATCTCATAAGTGTTTTCTAACATGCCGTGCCAAATGTCTAGGGGTACTTATTATATAAATGGTGGTTCAGCTTTGGTAGCTTTAAAAATGGTAAAAGATAGGGAGGCTTTTTCAATTCAGAATTGGCTTGATTCTATACCGAAGAACTGTCATAAAGGCTGTTCAacttttttgtggaaaaaatcATTGGGGTTACCAAATATTTTCCCTGTATGGGCACCATGTGCTGTATATGTTTCACTGTTATGGTATCTACTgcagtcatttttaattttcactcaTGCTAACTTCCATGAGCTAACCATGCTAGTTGTAGGACTGAAGTAGGACTTTCGTCCCCCCTTAACACTGCTGCAGTTTCTGCTTTAAATCAGTGCTACCTCATCAAACACTGTTTTCAGTTGAGCTTTGATGGCTTTGTCATTTCAAACTTTGTCAGTTTCTTTTCCAACATATTTATGTCTGGCTTCCGAATAGGAATAAacagttacagaaaaatatCTCAGCAACAGGgtttatgtgtgagtgtgtgtgagtgtgtgtatgtgtgtatgtgtgtcagctCACCAAATTACAGGAAGAAATATTTTGGCATCTAAACCAGAAGTATTATGCATGGCTAGATACCACTAGTGATAAATACTTAATTTGTCTGTTTACGTGACAATCACGTAGAAGGGggatatatatatgaaataataattataacttTCCAGAGCAGTTAAATCCTGTCTCATAGCTTTGTAAACCTCTGTGCAGTGTTTTGCCATGTATTTAATGTTCTAAGTTGCACAAACTGGACGTTCATTGTCTCGTTGGTGCATGTCGCAACATACATGCACAAACCCTAACCCATCAATGCAGCACTCTTTAATGCAGGGATAGTTCTGGTCTGAAACGTGGACCCTGATGTGAGAGCAGTTGAGAACCGTTCCTTCATCGTCACTCTCCTGCAACAGCTTTTGCTTAAATGCATTTCTATAAAACGTTTTTTACTTGTTCTTTGCTGTCTTTCATTtaggtgaactgaccctttatgAAATTTAGTGGGCAGACAGAGTAAAACAGGACGGAGGCTTCTGTCTGCTGAAATATCTTTTGATCATCAGTTTGAAACAGTTTCTTATTTGAAAAGTTTCTTTCATGAGTGTGTCATAACTTCAGCTCAGAAAAACAAGCTTGCCaggctcccacacacacacacacacacacacacacacacacacacacacacacacacacacacagggctgtttttctctttttgtcgtGTCAGCACTATGGATTTCATTCCTGGTGATGATTGTCTTCCTTGAGTGTCACAACAGCACTCGTCAatgaccagtgtgtgtgtttgtgtgcgcgtgtgtgcgcgcgctgtgtgtgtcagtcatcCACTTCCCCTGTGAGCAGCTGAATGACGCTGGGGTGTGTGTTCATGGTCGACACACTGCTTCAGAAGGACCAATAAACAGATGAAGGATGTTAAGGTGGACTGAGGTTAAGTGGCGTGCTTAACAACCTCTGActctttctgtttcctcctgtAGTGTCTCAGTTTGAAGGAATATGAAGCtgaatctctgtctgtcaacTGAGTCTACACGGTGACCAGTGTAGACTCAGTTGCTAGTTTATCATGTACACTAGCAAGAgtggtgtgaaaaaaaactttgctttATCTATATTTATATCTGCACAAGCTAGTTGGCTGTCAGCTATAGGTTGcagtgtgttcaagtgcagctttttggctgaGGCAACATGAGGTCAACAGTCAGCCTTGTTGTTGGTAGTTCTTTATTGTTTATTCGGTGTATGTAGGCCCTTACCGAATCCAGTCGGTTGAAGAAcgaaaacatgttttccacaGAGAAAGCCTTCATTATCGTTCTCTGCTCTTCTTTCAAGTAAATAAGCTCGCTGAAGTTGTTTCAGAGAGGTAGGATCACTTTGGAGGCTCGAggttgtgctgctgctgaactGACAGATCAAGTCATCAAGTTTTAGTTCATCATGACTGATATTAATTAGATCTGGAAGCGAGGATTTGTGATTCAAATTGGCCACCAGGGCGCCCCGACTACATGtgcacctttttttccccctttttttttgacatGAACTTCCTCTGTAGTGTCCTCATGTTCCCTCTCCACACACATATTTCCTGAGGATTGTTCAGCCTATGCCAGCAGCTCCAGGGACATCAGTGTCTGTCTGACTTCCGACCTGGACTCTGTCCTgagtggttggttggttgaacGCTTGGTCAGAAGTGATTGGTTGTTGAAGCTATTCCCAGTTTGATATTAAGTGGTCTGGAAAACATTCACAATGCTCATCATGTGATATTTAAAAGAATCGGCGTGTCCTAAATGTTGATAATAGGGCTATGATGTGTTCAGAGTATTTATTGATTCACTCTTGGTGAATCTAGATCAGTTAGAGGTTTGAACGTTATTGAATGGAGGCCCggctgactctgtgtgtgttagtgtgtgtgtgtgtgtgtgtggtatttcctctgacctctgtctgtgtctgctgagTAAGGTGGTAGGAAGCTCCTTGTAATCATCACtcatttcctcttctcttcctccacactgtcctcctccatcctctgctCTTTCTATCCAGTCAGCTAAAATCTCTCCAGCGCGCTCTTCCTCGATGGGGCTTTGAGTATGCTTCTGAAGCCGCAGGTTTCAGTCAGTTTCCCACCTGCTGGCTGCTTAAACCCCCTAAAAAGTTCAGTTTCAGAGGCTCCACCTGAGGGCTAATTTAACCCCAAAACGCTCTTTGTACATTTGAACTGATGCCGCTgttaacaagtgttttttttcatattgattGTTGATTATTTACATTTCCACATTGTAAGTACACTAAACTCAGAAGCGTCTGTTGTGAAGAGCTTCGGTCAGCCTTCAGTGAGTCATCACAAACATTTACAGTCAATTAAAAATTCAGTCCTTTGATGTCGTAACTCGCAACAAACGTTCGTAAAAGCTCCAGTCcataaaactgtgtgtgtgtgtgtgtaatataaAGTTGCGACACTCTGCACATGTGATCCACCAACTGTCAACTGCTACTGAATGAGTTCCTTAAGTTGTTGTATGAGTGTCTGTTTTAGTCCTCTtctcttgttgtttttctttttttttttatctatccCATCTGCCTTGCTGAAGGGAACCTCAGCAGAAGTTATTGTGCTTCAGCTGTTCTTGCATCAGGGTTGACATTCAATCTGTCCGGGGTCACTGCGTTAATAAACACAAGTGGCTGTGCCAATAAGGGCATGTTGCTACGTGAGAGGTGACAGGGAAAGTCCAGTTTGAGTAACTGAAACTTGCATCTTactgaaaacacagtgaacagaGGTTTATAACACTATGAGACAGGATTTTACTGCCCCGGATATGTACAAGTATGTATGTGATTGTAGGGCTGAGCAGTGAGGTCTTTACAGCAACATTATTCAACTTTTTTCGTGCCACTTTTAAAACCAGCAAAAGACGACACTGATGCAATATGAAGATCTCCAAAAACTAAGAtgatatatagtctcatatcgcGAAAACTatcaaatatcaatatattgcccagccctatgTGATTGTCATTAAATTAtagaaatgtgtatttatcaCTGCTATTAAATTATCTCTGATTATATCTCGAAATGGTTAGGATATTTAATCTGTTAATTCTGTGCTGTAGCGGCAGCTGCACATTTCAGCAGGCTGCTCAGTGCACCACCCTTTCCATTcaaataaaatgtcagtgttcTACATTATTTCCAGTACTAAAGCATGAATGTGATCAGTAAATTTCATGGATTTGTGGCCAGTAGTTCTGGAAAGGCATATCATCCATTGTGTCCTCCACAGGTGCTATCAGGGCGAACATGTTGTAGGTAGCACCTTTATTCACTCAAACACAAAGTCTCTGTATGACTTAACCCGCAGACTCTCTGCTTCATGGTTGCTGGTTTCAGACAACTGTTCAAACTTAATCTGCTGCTAATTCAGTATTAAACGTAACTCCCTCTGATGTCATTAATGTAGTGTTAGTCACTCATTACCGATCTGAAAGTGTGCGTCTGCTTCCCTGGAAGGAGCTGCGATGTCACATGCTGCTGATCGATCAGTTTTACCTCCAGTGTCAGTGGAGCAGCTGGCTGTTTCCTCACTGGCAGGCAGGAAGTCCTGCGGTTCAGCAGGATGGATGAAACAAGCTGCTAGAagctttttccttcttcttcggTGGAATATGTTGAGTCTGCACAGCTACTGTACAGATGTGGCCACTTCTCTGCGTCCACTCTGCTCCTCCGCTGCTGTAAAAGGCTGAAAGTTAGGATGCTTTTCTGGGACGGAGTAATAATACAGCTCAGTCACTCGGAGCAGAATAATTCAACAACAATGTGCATGTTCAGCTACTGTCGAATGTTTAATTCTAACTAATAGTGCGGGGAATCTATCAAAGATTACGTTTTATGTGTGATTAACTCTTtatactatgtgtgtgtgtgtgtgtgtgtgtgtgtgtgtgcagtcaggACCAGCCAGTCTACCTGCTGAAGACATCAGCACCAACTCAAATGGACCCAAACAGGATTCCTTGTTTGATGATGATCCAGAGGACCTGTtcgcaggtacacacacacacacacacacacacacacacacacacacacacacacacacacacacacacacaccacagccgTATCTATAATTGGAACAGGGGGGCTTAACTGGGAGTGGGTGGGCTGGCTGGGCATTGTTATTATAACCCTGAAGTTGATATGCTTTGATCAGAAgttgctttattttttattaattagaAAACTATTTATAGAACTGCCTTGGACACAACAACTAATATTTACATCCCACTGCACATTTTGGGGAAAGGTGGAGCAGGAAAAGCTGCATCACATCTGTTTATTAAACCTACAGAAGCACATCTGccgtatcacacacacacactcactgtgtCGCTCTCTGTTTGTCCTGTTGTAGAGGCCACAGAGGAGGTTTCGTTGGACAGTCCAGagagagacgtcctgctgtctGACGGCCCGTCACCTGCCATCACCCCCATCACCCCTCCCACCTCTGTCATCACCCCTCGCATCGGCCTCGCCCACGACGACATGTTCACACACTCCTCCTTCGACGAGGTGACTGCACTCACTCACCAAGTTATATTCACACGTCTatgtatctatttttttttacttttatttaagaTTTTGCTCATCCTGTTCTTCTACCTTGGTTGTCCTGTTCCTCTGTtttaaaagtgtattttatCTAAAGCCATAATTTAATATTTCACCTTGTTGTGTATCTGATGCCTGTAATCCTGatgaagtggaaaaaaacatgcagagaCCCTTTTCAGAAGTGTTTTATTCCTGTTTTCTGTAgattgaggaggaggaaggcggCGATTCATTCGACATACACATAGCAGTGTCTGACCCTGAGAAAGTTGGTGAGTACACGCTGATTTCACACCTCTGTAGTCCTCGAATATCCTGAATTATTCTGTAGTGATGAGAGGTTCATTTCAGATTAATTAGTCCCTCTGATACCAGTGAAATTCATATTTTACAGCAGTATGCGAGAACAACAAGAAGTTTCTTGAATTTCAGAATATTCACAAAAGTCAGTGCCTcttattctccaaaactaagACTACGTTATCCATTagccccctcccccccttctTGTCCTCTCTCCCTGAAGATAATAGGCATGTTAGAGGTGATATTTTACATCAGCTTTTCTCCGTCAAAGCTGCCATCAGCAGAAACTGAAAGGGATGAAGTAAAATGCAGAGCAGGCAGTGACAGAGGCCAGCGGTCTGCACAGTCATACTGTTAGTCATCACACTTTATTACAGTACTAATGGTTTACTGATGTAACAACAGGGAAGCGCTTCAGCCCTGCTAACGCCCCCTACAGGCTCGAATGCGTCATTGCAGACCACAGTGTAAAGTTTTGGACGAGGACGAACAACACTGATTATTTAGTGGCCTGGAGCTAAAAATATGAAGTCTGACCTGAGAGTTATTAGCCACCATTATATGGGGTAACTGAACAGGACTTTCATTCTGTAATCAGTAGGTCATGTAGCTCTTTACTCAGCTTACTCGACACTCCCTTAATGTAATCATAATAAGGTCACAAAGACGGTAAGCAAAACTGTTTAAACACCTGCGGATttgctgcaagaaaacacatttaaccaGCTGAACCAGTTTGATATCTGAGCTGAGTGTGCTCCTGTTTTAAGCATTGGTTTATCTAGTATTAGTCTGTTAAGAGTATGAATGCTGTTAAAATAGTGAAGAAACACATATGTTAATGTATGAATGTGTATTTTACTGCTTGGTGTACAACAATGATGACGCCGGTGGTGTGCGTGTGTTCCAGGTGATGGGATGAATGCGTACATGGCCTACAAAGTGACAACCAAGGTGAGATTTATATTAAACTGTATGCTTTCATGTCCCTCACATGATGTTATTGATATCCGCTGAAAGTCTGTGGGGAGACGATTATGGGTGAAGTGTAAGTATCATTATAACTCACACACAGATGGCTCTAGAAGCATTACCTGAGTGGGCTGAGCAATAATAACGGTGTTAGTAGTATTCACTCGCTAAAGTTGCCAACCAAGATCTTCATGAATGAATGCTCCACCGTATCAAACACTTGAAAAATAAGGATTAGCGTTCTGTTACCAGAGAAAAACGCTGGCTCCGGTTAATGCACTGGATGCAACGGAAGCCACACCCATAATTTGTGTAAGGTATCATGGGACCGAGGAGTAAGGTGGATAACAATCCTATTCATCATGTCTGTCAAACTAAAGCAAGAAAAGCAAAACTTGTACCATAACATTCCCCTGTTAATCACATGACGACAAGAATAGGTTCctgtgacaataaaaaaaaaaaactggcacaTTAGGTTGTAATGTTCTTAAATAAAGCAGGTCATGCTCTCCTGAGAGTGACACCAGAGGAAAAGCCGTGTTTAGCTAAATCAGAATAGTATAGCGGCTGTTTTTTAGGACATCTCATTCATTTCATCAGGCTCAGCTCTTCATCGTCAGACACAATTCAAGTTTGACTTTGTGAGACTCAGCTGTGGTCTGAGTTGAACACTAACAATAGTATGCTAGCTATTGTTAGCATTCAGCTGCCTTTAAGTAAATGGTCTCATCTTATTCATCTCTACTCTGTTAATGCATTCGTGTGTGTCATCTACTGTATTCGAGGAAAGAGATAAAATAAGAATAGAACTAAAGAGCACAAAGCACAGCCAGAGTCAGCAGGCTACCTACAATTAGCATGCATGTGAACAGATACTGGAGATAAAGACAATGACTGGTGGAAAACAACTtggtacatttacttaagtactgtactctacttctttttttcaactttctACCTCTGCTCCACTACTTTTCTGAGGGACATAATAGTACTtgttacttcactacatttcttttacattgttggTTAGTAGTCAccttgcagattcagattaataATGCACAAAATGATCTGCAAATGAATTCTCATGTACTGCATTATTAAGGTCAGACTGTATTGATGTCAGAAAGAAATTCTGCATACATCCTTGGGATCCTTCTCGCTTCATCCCAAGGATCCCAAGCATCAGTGTGAACATTCAGACATTGTTACTCTTCATACAAAACCCGACCATGACCTCAGTTTTATTTACTGCTctcttctgtctccctctgtatCACTTTCAATCTATCTTCCAGACCTCCTTGTCTCTGTTTAAGACCGATGAGTTTTCAGTAAAAAGGCGTTTCAGTGATTTCCTGGGTCTGCACAGTAAACTGGCCTCCAAGTACCTGCACATAGGCTACATCGTCCCCCCAGCACCAGAGAAAAGCATCGTGGGTAAGTAAAGATCACAGTCGCACGCTCCTTCCGCTGTAGTCCAGGAAATTACTGTTCCCAGACCAGGTTCAGGAGCTTGTATGAGTCACTCAGGTAAATCCAGGGGTCAAACACTTAAAACTGTACATAATACATAATGAATAACAACatgaatgtgaacatgatacACAGAGTTGGTACGGTCTAATTGGAATTTGCTCTGTAGACTCAGTGATGACATGTTGTACAGATGCTTGTGTCATGGTTAGTCGTGACTGTTTTCCTCGTCCTGGTTGTTAATGAGCTTCGCCTCGTCTGCAGGGATGACCAAGGTGAAGGTGGGGAAAGAGGACCAGTCGTCCAACGAGTttgtggagaagaggaggtCGGCACTTGAGAGGTACGATGAAAAGAAACTCATAAATACAGAAAGTACAGCTGCAGTGTGATTCTTTGCTGCTCAGAATGGAGGATTTTTTAGGTGCGCCGGGCGATTCTTTAGGTTCAGGTTGAAAGTTTGTCAGCAGAAACTAACGACATTTGTATTTTAACAAATCAAGCACCTGTTTTAGATTGATCTCCTTCCTCTCAGCCCATGGTTGGTTTAAGtacatatgttttttaaatcagtttagtGCAGAAAAATCCAGCACAATCAGCATGAAGTTATCTTTTATTTATGCGTTTATTTTGTCACCGTTATGTCATTAGTCATGTGGTGATAGAACTGTGAGCAGGAGCAGTCCTCAAATCCATCCTATGTGGTGCATTCAAGGACACTCTGACATCTGAGAATTGTTGTCAGATTCTGAAAAGCTCTTTTTTTAAGTGCTCTCACAATGCATGCGTCTGTATCTATGCATCATGGTTAAGACCAACTTGACAAGAACTTTACAGGCCAAAAGGTCAAAGCACAAATATTAGATACATCATTATCACAACACATGCTCACGTATCTGCGTGTGTGGAGGAGTGTGTGTTGAATACTGAGAAGGTGGGGGAGAGGTGGGCGGGGCTGACATTCTGCTGCCCTTTAGTGAtggtgtttgattgacaggaagGTCAGCAAGTGACAGCTGATGGAGCTCAGAGCTGCAGAACTCCACGCTGATggacacacacccacccacccatacacacacacacttttaatttttctttcttAACTTAAACTGTTCATTAAGGTCGGATATCGGATAACTTTCAATTCCTGAAAAACGTTTTTGTCTGATTGGACTTGATATTGGTTTTGCACCATACGCTTTATTTTCTGattgtactgtgtgttttagaaGACAACAAAATGTTGGATTCTCTAATTACAGCTGAGAAGCTCTCAGTATTAAGGAAGGTTACTTTTTTGACACCATTTTTGATCAgtgcttttgttgtgtttcaggtATCTGATGAGAACAGTGAAGCATCCCATCCTGCTGAAGGATCCTGATGTCCTGCAGTTTCTGGAGAGCTCAGAGGTAAAAGAAGAATTACACATTCTACTCGAAGAACACGAATATATCTGATCGCGTGTTCAAGCAGGACACAACAAACCTGTTGTTAACAGACAGTCAGATCTGTGTGCTTCCTTGTTTCTTGCTACGagagtgatttattttcaggaGCAATTCTTACAGCTGTGCGCCTGTTTAATGCCAATGAGAAACTTTAAAAGTCCAGTCAGCCTTTAAAAGTGACTACAGTCTGCATGGTCAGTTAGAaacttcatcttcatcagtGCTTCACTGCAGAAAATCAAAAAAACCTGCAAAGTGCAGTCCAGCTTTGTAACATCAACAACTTAGAACACGTTTTCACGCTACAAACAAAAGGCGGAACAGTTTATGAAATGCAGTTTACAGTGAAAGCAGCTCAGGTGAGCTGGGAAATAAACTTGTTCTTTATTTGTTAACTAACATTTTTGTTCCGCTGAAGTAGAGATGAGAATTTAGTAATTCTGAGCTGGATCTTGTTAGGAGGAAAACTATATGGACGCTATAATGAATGTTTACTAACCAGCATCTTCATCTTAGGGTTGGGGGATATATCTAAATAATTTACTTAAAAGTCTGTGTCAGCAGAGAGGATGGGTGGCTGCATTAGTTGTACTGAGtcacacatttctgaaatatGCTTCTTAGTGGtgcagttattttatttttctggcaCAACTGCTTCagtcatgttttagtttttctctgttttttgcgggggtaaaaaaaagattgtgaAATGCCACAAAGTATATGACCCATATCTACATTATGCAGACAGGTAAAAAATAAGTGGACATATTTGCAGGGTTTTTGTCACTTTAAGACAGAGGTTGTAGCctctttaaagatttttttttaacacagtcCTGATTCCACTCACTGAAGACACAGGGTGGCACTAGTGGAAAGGTCAGGGTGTCATCAATGATCTGTCCTCTGGGGACCATTAATGACCACAATAATGTCCTGGTGATCTGACCAGTAGTgttgagatgtctcactctggaCCAAAGTATTGGACATACAGACTGACTGGCCAAATAGCTGATCGTTTTCAAATAGACAGCCGTAGCCCCGGCCTCAAATGgtgcaaaaaacaaatcactgatccctaagagaagaagaaaacccTCCGCCTCCTCAGACTCTGCCTGAGTTTTCTGatctcttcacttcttttctCAACAAGCAGCAAAAAATGTCCCGACAAGGTCAAACCAGTGGGTCTATGCCTGCGAGCCAAGCCTCTAAAAACTGCCCCAGGGTTTAAGAGCCTGCGGCGTTTTCTGTTTCCTCGCTTTATTGTCCACTCCGACTAAATCCTCTGTAACATTTCGTCTTGTTGGTTCAAActcccctctcttccctctcctcctcctcctcctcctcatcacccTTCTCTGCCACCCACCTAACCGTTGGTGGGATTATGTTGGGAAAGGAGCCGGCAGTTGTTGAGTCCAGAATAAATGGCCTCGTGTCACCGATTTAACAGATGAATCACTCGGACGCTTGACCGAGCGTGTCGGTCCGTCCGGCCCGCTTAATGAAACGCAACCAGAGGAGGGGGGCCAGGATTGGGACCAGGCTGCAATTGAAAGCTATTTTTAACCCCCGCCTCCACACATTTACCCTCGTCCCACCGTCAGTGAGGGCCCCGGGGACCGAGCTGTCCCCTGACTGCTGCCGCTCCTGTTAAATGAGATTGGAGGAAGGGGATTGGGGGGGTAAATCTGCTCTGGCGTCAGAGTAAAACCCTGTATGTCCGGGGAAAAGTAAACTTTtccaaaatgaagaaaaatgagCCTATTTTCAGATGGACGTCCAGGTGTTTCCAGAGTGACAAGATGGGTTCTGAGTCGGTTTTTGCGGCTGTTAAAGTTGCTCGGCACATAAAGCGGCCACATTAAATCTGATTGGAGCAAAAACGTGAGAGACATTACAatcagaggggaggagagaaaaggccACAGCTGTGATGGCGTTAGGGATGGAAGGAAAGATGCAGCACAATTGAGAAAGAAGCAAGAGAAAgtgaacacaac contains:
- the snx2 gene encoding sorting nexin-2 isoform X2, which encodes MADTARDPPPESTDFQELEDGEDLFPEPAATQESGPASLPAEDISTNSNGPKQDSLFDDDPEDLFAEATEEVSLDSPERDVLLSDGPSPAITPITPPTSVITPRIGLAHDDMFTHSSFDEIEEEEGGDSFDIHIAVSDPEKVGDGMNAYMAYKVTTKTSLSLFKTDEFSVKRRFSDFLGLHSKLASKYLHIGYIVPPAPEKSIVGMTKVKVGKEDQSSNEFVEKRRSALERYLMRTVKHPILLKDPDVLQFLESSELPRAVSTQALSSAGLLRMVNKAADAVNKMTIKMNESDAWFEEKQQHFENLDVQLRKLHASVESLVCHRKELSVNTAQFAKSAAMLGNSEDHTALSRALSQLAEVEEKIDQLHQDQANADFYLFSELLGDYVRLITAVKGVFDHRMKTWQKWQDSQLLLQKKREAEAKLQFTNKPDKLQQAKDEIKELEGKVQQGERDFEQISKTIRKEVSRFEKERVKDFKTIIIKYLESLVQTQQQLIKYWEAFLPEAKAIS